The following proteins are co-located in the Castor canadensis chromosome 5, mCasCan1.hap1v2, whole genome shotgun sequence genome:
- the LOC141423316 gene encoding mitotic spindle assembly checkpoint protein MAD2A-like, producing the protein MDPSLGLGNREVLAAQIGCTSVPFRNWCAPREKSQKANQDEICSVIRQITATVIFLPLLEVSYQDLIVPEKWEELGPQFIINTEEVYLHSFTNMIYN; encoded by the exons ATGGACCCAAGCCTTGGCCTGGGAAACCGGGAGGTCCTGGCCGCTCAG ATTGGCTGTACCAGTGTTCCTTTCAGAAACTGGTG TGCTCCCAGAGAAAAGTCCCAGAAAGCTAACCAGGATGAAATCTGTTCAGTGATCAGACAAATCACAGCTACAGTTATATTTCTGCCACTGTTAGAAGTTTCTT ACCAAGATTTGATTGTACCTGAAAAGTGGGAAGAGTTGGGACCACAGTTCATTATCAATACTGAGGAAGTTTATCTTCATTCATTTACCAACATGATTTACAATTGA